The Candidatus Rubrimentiphilum sp. genome includes a window with the following:
- a CDS encoding iron-sulfur cluster assembly protein, which translates to MPTVDQVREALAEVKDPELQLGILELGLVYDVAVQGDNGEHVVVTMTLTSPMCPVGPMFKQSVEDRVKAVEGVKDVVVDITFTPPWDPKEMASDDVKALLGIW; encoded by the coding sequence ATGCCAACCGTCGATCAGGTCCGCGAAGCGCTCGCCGAAGTCAAGGATCCGGAACTCCAGCTCGGCATTTTGGAGCTCGGCCTCGTCTACGACGTCGCCGTGCAAGGCGATAACGGCGAACACGTCGTCGTGACGATGACGTTAACGTCGCCGATGTGTCCGGTGGGGCCGATGTTCAAGCAATCGGTTGAAGATCGCGTCAAGGCGGTCGAGGGCGTTAAAGACGTCGTCGTCGACATCACATTTACGCCGCCGTGGGATCCAAAAGAAATGGCAAGCGACGACGTGAAGGCGCTGCTTGGAATCTGGTAG
- a CDS encoding carboxypeptidase-like regulatory domain-containing protein, with amino-acid sequence MRAGSVLVLVIALLATGNVLASGSGVLCGTVRDSATNEPIADAFVTVASLQGDQSVKTDQAGRFAFINLVFGRYVLTVSKKGYDRTSIGVDVVGDVGATVVAIAMSKPLRTIVMVRDWPPLVNPYETADVYIPPWSHYYVNPFNSAFQLLWMVPGLTFGSAPRMMR; translated from the coding sequence ATGCGAGCAGGAAGTGTGCTGGTCCTGGTGATCGCGTTGCTTGCCACGGGAAACGTTCTTGCGTCGGGCTCAGGCGTTTTATGTGGGACTGTTCGCGACTCGGCAACAAATGAGCCAATCGCCGACGCGTTCGTAACGGTGGCGTCGCTTCAAGGGGACCAAAGCGTCAAGACCGACCAAGCAGGCAGATTCGCCTTCATCAACTTAGTTTTTGGCAGATACGTACTTACGGTTTCGAAGAAGGGCTATGACAGAACGTCAATCGGTGTTGACGTAGTCGGAGACGTTGGAGCCACTGTTGTAGCGATCGCGATGTCGAAGCCACTCAGAACCATAGTCATGGTGCGCGATTGGCCGCCGCTCGTTAATCCGTACGAGACCGCGGACGTTTACATACCACCTTGGAGCCACTATTATGTAAACCCGTTTAATTCGGCGTTTCAGCTGTTGTGGATGGTGCCCGGACTTACATTCGGCAGTGCGCCGAGAATGATGCGCTAG
- a CDS encoding OB-fold nucleic acid binding domain-containing protein, with the protein MIHAFTCLLFPLFAGCGPFIDYPATASEIMRNPAYYSGHSVAVTGRVHAMRQFLGISMGTPAETFLLCDGTCVQVFMREHTPIREGDRVSVRGKFLTLRHIGRMTLRNGIEAGEIFPRS; encoded by the coding sequence ATGATTCATGCTTTCACGTGCTTATTGTTTCCGCTCTTCGCGGGCTGCGGGCCGTTCATCGATTATCCGGCGACGGCATCGGAGATAATGCGCAATCCAGCATACTATTCCGGGCATTCCGTGGCCGTGACGGGGAGAGTCCACGCCATGCGGCAATTTCTCGGCATTTCGATGGGAACGCCGGCCGAAACGTTCTTGCTGTGCGATGGAACCTGCGTGCAGGTTTTCATGCGCGAGCACACGCCCATCCGCGAAGGCGACCGCGTCTCGGTTCGGGGGAAGTTCTTGACCCTGCGGCATATCGGCCGGATGACATTGCGCAACGGTATCGAGGCCGGCGAAATTTTCCCGCGCTCTTAG
- a CDS encoding GGDEF domain-containing protein, with translation MIELGAQSLLQLILTIESVAMAIIAGFFLLLMRATNDERGRWWFRAWTLFAFALAAEAIGQHSGGLETAMAYVGTLLCVASGYSAVAGCYEFAKTKGVPAWANALVVAGAIVALFFTSRTDLTGALIGPEITLFVAAMLIAVAICPFMHESRFSGVRPIFISALLLSLLMARTLISSAYLGLQHAELNALYWSAELVGGGILATMLAMGQIIALLDELRVEVEDGNAALSRALTSLEVAAKVDALTGLNNRYAFYTLTDGFRSRADQAHIVILDLNNLKRINDTFGHHNGDRALLSVAQRLREVARAQDYVFRWGGDEFVLLLVGLSAEQARDRVTRMKPPQPLEVMEAHEPVPLTVSWGIAPFNPLDVDGSLRQADAQLYAQKRLMGSAVRFPR, from the coding sequence GTGATCGAGCTCGGCGCACAGAGCCTCCTGCAGCTCATCCTGACCATCGAAAGCGTCGCGATGGCGATCATCGCGGGTTTCTTCTTGCTGTTGATGCGCGCGACCAACGACGAGCGCGGGCGCTGGTGGTTCCGGGCATGGACCTTGTTCGCTTTCGCGCTGGCCGCCGAAGCGATCGGACAGCACAGCGGTGGCCTCGAAACGGCCATGGCCTATGTCGGGACCCTTTTGTGCGTTGCGTCCGGGTACAGTGCCGTCGCCGGCTGCTACGAGTTCGCAAAGACGAAAGGCGTGCCGGCATGGGCGAATGCGCTGGTGGTGGCCGGCGCAATCGTGGCGCTGTTCTTTACATCGCGCACGGATCTGACTGGAGCTTTGATCGGCCCGGAAATCACGCTCTTCGTTGCTGCAATGCTTATAGCCGTCGCAATATGTCCATTCATGCACGAGAGCCGTTTCAGCGGAGTCAGGCCGATCTTCATATCGGCGCTACTGCTTTCGCTCTTGATGGCGCGGACATTGATCAGCTCCGCGTATCTCGGGTTGCAGCATGCCGAACTGAACGCGCTTTACTGGTCGGCCGAACTCGTCGGCGGCGGAATTTTGGCGACGATGCTCGCTATGGGGCAGATCATTGCTTTGCTGGATGAATTGCGCGTCGAAGTCGAGGACGGGAACGCTGCGCTGAGCCGGGCACTCACGAGTTTGGAAGTAGCGGCGAAAGTGGATGCATTGACCGGTTTGAATAACCGCTACGCATTTTACACGCTGACCGACGGATTTCGCAGCCGAGCGGATCAGGCGCACATCGTCATTCTCGACCTGAATAATTTGAAGCGCATCAACGATACGTTCGGCCATCATAATGGCGACCGCGCGCTGCTCAGCGTCGCTCAGCGTTTGCGCGAGGTGGCGCGAGCGCAGGATTACGTCTTCCGCTGGGGTGGCGACGAGTTCGTTCTCCTGCTCGTGGGCTTGTCGGCTGAGCAAGCACGCGATCGGGTCACGCGCATGAAGCCGCCGCAGCCGCTCGAGGTGATGGAGGCGCACGAACCGGTACCGTTGACGGTATCGTGGGGAATCGCGCCGTTCAATCCACTCGACGTGGACGGGTCGCTGCGTCAGGCCGACGCGCAGCTCTACGCGCAGAAACGGCTGATGGGAAGCGCCGTGAGGTTCCCGCGATGA
- a CDS encoding acyl-CoA carboxylase subunit beta, which yields MKSNQAKYAELKRKRELAAAPAGAEAIEKQHHRGKRTARERIDILVDANSFIELDQFAVHRTTAFGLGEREFLGDGVITGRATIDGRQVFLFSQDFTVLGGSLGEVFAEKICKVMDLALRTGSPMIGINDSGGARIQEGVVSLGGYAEIFWRNVQASGVIPQISLIAGPCAGGAVYSPAITDFIIMTESIGQMFITGPEIIKTVTGETVTFDELGGATTHATKSGVAHLVAADEDEMTELTKTLLSYLPPNNLDDPPRYSSDDDPQRLVTELDGVVPDSPNKPYDMHDVIGPVLDDGDFFEIQPLYAQNIIVGFGRVNGQSVGIVANQPNVLAGVLDIKSSIKAARFVRFCDAFNIPLVTFVDVPGFLPGTDQEYGGIITHGAKLLYAFAEATVPKITIITRKAYGGAYDVMASKHIRADVNVAWPTAEIAVMGAESAVKTIFKRELAAAKDQDAKMQELVENYRERFDNPFIAAERGYVDDVVEAHMTRRVIAKSLDMLANKRVDRPKRKHGNIPL from the coding sequence GTGAAGAGCAACCAGGCAAAATACGCGGAGCTGAAGCGCAAGCGCGAGCTGGCGGCTGCGCCGGCCGGGGCCGAGGCGATAGAAAAGCAGCACCATCGCGGAAAGCGCACGGCCCGCGAGCGTATAGACATCCTGGTCGATGCAAACTCATTTATCGAACTCGATCAGTTCGCCGTACACCGCACGACGGCGTTTGGGCTTGGCGAACGCGAATTCTTGGGTGACGGCGTCATCACGGGGCGCGCCACTATCGACGGTCGTCAGGTATTTCTCTTTTCGCAGGATTTTACGGTCCTCGGCGGTTCCCTGGGTGAAGTCTTCGCGGAGAAGATTTGTAAAGTAATGGACCTGGCGCTTCGCACCGGGTCCCCCATGATCGGCATCAACGACTCCGGCGGCGCCCGCATCCAAGAGGGCGTCGTCAGTTTAGGCGGCTACGCTGAAATCTTTTGGCGTAACGTCCAGGCAAGCGGCGTGATACCGCAGATCAGTTTGATCGCCGGACCCTGCGCCGGCGGCGCCGTCTACTCCCCGGCCATAACGGATTTCATCATCATGACCGAGAGCATCGGACAGATGTTTATAACCGGACCGGAGATAATCAAAACCGTCACTGGCGAAACAGTCACCTTCGACGAGCTCGGCGGGGCGACGACGCACGCCACCAAGAGCGGCGTCGCGCACCTGGTTGCGGCCGACGAAGACGAGATGACGGAGCTCACCAAGACGCTGCTCTCGTACTTGCCGCCGAACAACCTGGACGACCCGCCCCGCTATTCCAGCGACGACGACCCCCAACGGCTCGTCACCGAACTCGACGGCGTGGTGCCGGACTCTCCGAATAAACCCTACGACATGCACGATGTCATCGGCCCGGTGCTGGACGACGGCGATTTTTTCGAAATACAGCCGCTCTACGCGCAAAACATCATCGTCGGCTTCGGGCGCGTAAACGGTCAAAGCGTCGGCATCGTCGCCAATCAGCCCAACGTCTTGGCAGGCGTCCTGGACATCAAGAGTTCGATCAAGGCGGCGCGGTTCGTACGGTTTTGCGACGCGTTCAATATTCCACTCGTAACGTTCGTCGACGTCCCGGGTTTCTTGCCGGGAACCGATCAGGAGTACGGCGGCATCATCACGCACGGCGCCAAACTGCTCTATGCTTTCGCCGAAGCGACAGTGCCGAAGATTACGATCATCACGCGCAAAGCGTATGGCGGCGCGTATGACGTGATGGCGAGCAAGCACATTCGGGCGGACGTCAACGTCGCATGGCCAACCGCCGAGATTGCCGTCATGGGCGCCGAGAGTGCGGTCAAGACGATCTTCAAGCGCGAACTGGCGGCGGCCAAAGATCAAGACGCCAAGATGCAAGAACTCGTCGAAAACTACCGCGAACGCTTCGACAATCCGTTCATTGCGGCGGAGCGCGGCTACGTGGACGACGTCGTCGAGGCGCACATGACGCGGCGGGTTATCGCCAAGTCGCTCGACATGCTCGCCAACAAGCGTGTCGACCGGCCGAAACGCAAACACGGCAACATTCCGCTGTAG
- a CDS encoding enoyl-ACP reductase, producing MSLLKGKRALVTGVANQWSIATGIARQMHEHGAQIAFTYQGERVKEQVEKIAAELGGGPVIECDVSSDESLARLAPALAGFGKLDVVVHSIAFANKDDLAGKVYDTSRAGFSLSLDVSAYSLIALVQALREQIADGGSIMALTYLGATAIVPNYNLMGIAKAALEASVRYLAFDLGDRGIRVNAISAGPIKTASARQVAGLSKMLEVCAATAPLKRNVTTDDIGKAAVFLASDLSAAVTADVHFVDGGFHAMGMYPPPQ from the coding sequence ATGAGCTTATTAAAAGGAAAGCGCGCGCTGGTCACGGGTGTGGCCAATCAATGGTCTATCGCCACCGGGATAGCGCGGCAGATGCACGAGCACGGCGCCCAGATCGCCTTCACCTATCAGGGCGAGCGCGTCAAAGAGCAAGTCGAGAAGATCGCGGCCGAGCTGGGCGGCGGCCCGGTCATTGAGTGCGACGTCTCCAGCGACGAGTCGCTGGCGCGGCTGGCGCCCGCACTTGCCGGTTTCGGAAAACTCGACGTGGTCGTACATTCGATCGCATTCGCGAATAAGGACGACCTAGCGGGAAAGGTCTACGACACGTCGCGCGCGGGCTTCAGCCTTTCGCTCGACGTCTCCGCATATTCGCTTATCGCGCTCGTGCAGGCGCTGCGCGAGCAGATCGCGGACGGCGGCTCGATCATGGCGCTCACGTATTTGGGCGCGACGGCCATCGTTCCGAACTACAATCTCATGGGCATCGCAAAAGCGGCGCTCGAAGCGTCGGTGCGTTACTTGGCTTTCGATTTGGGTGACCGCGGCATTCGCGTCAACGCAATCTCGGCCGGCCCAATTAAAACCGCGAGCGCGCGGCAAGTCGCCGGGCTTTCGAAGATGCTCGAAGTCTGCGCGGCGACGGCGCCGCTAAAGCGCAACGTCACCACGGACGACATCGGCAAAGCAGCGGTCTTTCTCGCCTCGGATCTTTCGGCAGCGGTCACCGCGGACGTGCACTTTGTGGACGGCGGCTTTCACGCGATGGGGATGTACCCGCCGCCGCAATGA
- a CDS encoding acetyl-CoA carboxylase biotin carboxylase subunit: MEKLLVANRGEIAVRVIRTAREMGLQTVAVYSEIDRDATHVRLADEAYLLGPASPTLSYLNVERILDIARRSGAQAIHPGYGFLAENAAFARSVNEAGLTWIGPHPDAIDAMGDKMRARQAMIAAGVPVVPGGTEVIADVAAARKAAEKYGLPLALKASGGGGGKGLKVAYTVDELASALSTAQREAEAYFKNGAIYAERYLANPKHIELQIVADKHGNVLHAGERDCSLQRRHQKLWEEAPSGVAQRVREGIREAGVLAAKAIAYDSVGTIEWLVSGDEFYFLEMNTRIQVEHTVTEMITGLDLIREQIRAASGEPLEYAQDAISFRGHSIEGRVNAEDPSHDFRPAPGTISAYREPGGLGVRIDSAAFPGFTIGADYDSLIAKLVVWAPTRDEALARFRRALDEYHIEGVPTTLPLLRDLCDHPPVMDGTYTTSTLETFAAKRYATDRTDFTSVMVSSSNHPEQGAVGARDEGRSENITVEVNDKLYHVRLFNRPSANAARKAPRAGRNNRKVTASGDDVVSPMHGVVVEMPVSEGDSVTAGQVVAVVEAMKMMNEIRAHKAGTVARVLVKPGETVESHSALATIQ; encoded by the coding sequence GTGGAAAAACTCTTAGTCGCCAACCGCGGCGAGATCGCGGTGCGCGTGATTCGTACGGCGCGCGAGATGGGCTTGCAAACGGTCGCGGTGTACTCGGAGATCGATCGCGATGCGACGCACGTTCGCTTAGCCGACGAAGCGTATTTGCTGGGACCGGCGAGTCCGACGCTCAGTTATTTGAACGTCGAACGCATTCTGGACATCGCGCGACGCTCCGGTGCGCAAGCCATTCATCCTGGCTACGGTTTTTTGGCAGAAAATGCCGCATTTGCGCGGTCGGTAAACGAGGCAGGCTTGACGTGGATCGGACCGCACCCCGATGCCATCGACGCGATGGGTGACAAGATGCGCGCGCGGCAAGCAATGATCGCGGCCGGCGTTCCGGTCGTCCCGGGCGGTACTGAAGTTATCGCAGATGTGGCCGCGGCGCGAAAGGCAGCCGAAAAATATGGCCTGCCGCTCGCGCTCAAAGCGTCGGGCGGCGGCGGAGGCAAAGGATTGAAAGTCGCCTATACGGTCGATGAACTCGCATCCGCGCTTTCGACCGCGCAGCGCGAAGCCGAGGCGTATTTCAAGAATGGCGCGATCTACGCCGAACGCTACTTGGCGAATCCCAAGCATATCGAGCTGCAGATTGTGGCGGACAAGCATGGCAACGTGCTGCACGCCGGCGAGCGCGATTGTTCGCTGCAGCGGAGGCATCAAAAGCTCTGGGAAGAGGCGCCCTCAGGCGTGGCGCAACGCGTGCGCGAGGGAATTCGCGAAGCCGGCGTCCTGGCCGCAAAAGCCATCGCGTACGACAGCGTCGGGACGATCGAGTGGCTGGTCAGCGGCGACGAGTTTTATTTCCTTGAGATGAACACGCGCATTCAAGTCGAGCACACGGTGACGGAAATGATCACCGGCCTCGACCTGATCCGCGAACAGATCCGCGCCGCCTCCGGTGAGCCGTTGGAATATGCGCAAGACGCCATCAGCTTTCGCGGCCATTCAATCGAAGGTCGCGTCAACGCCGAAGATCCATCGCACGATTTTCGCCCGGCGCCCGGCACAATTTCCGCTTACCGCGAACCAGGCGGTTTGGGCGTCCGCATCGACTCCGCAGCGTTTCCCGGCTTTACCATCGGGGCAGACTACGACTCGCTGATCGCTAAACTCGTAGTATGGGCGCCGACTCGTGACGAAGCGCTCGCGCGCTTCCGCCGCGCGCTCGACGAGTATCACATCGAGGGCGTGCCGACGACGTTACCGCTGTTGCGCGATCTCTGCGACCATCCGCCGGTTATGGACGGCACATACACGACCTCTACCCTCGAAACATTCGCAGCCAAGCGTTATGCTACCGATCGGACGGATTTCACCAGTGTCATGGTGAGCTCGTCGAACCACCCCGAGCAGGGCGCCGTAGGCGCCCGTGACGAGGGGCGCTCCGAAAACATCACCGTTGAAGTCAACGACAAGCTCTATCACGTCCGGTTATTTAATCGGCCGTCGGCAAACGCGGCTCGGAAAGCGCCGCGCGCTGGGCGCAACAATCGAAAGGTCACCGCAAGCGGTGACGACGTCGTCTCACCGATGCACGGAGTCGTCGTGGAAATGCCTGTTAGCGAAGGCGATAGCGTTACGGCCGGCCAGGTAGTCGCAGTAGTCGAAGCGATGAAGATGATGAACGAGAT